The genomic window CCGAGGAGACCGCCCTGACCGATCTGCTCGCGCAGCAGACCGGGATGGTCCTCGCGCGCCTCACCGGACGCCGGGGCCCACCGGCCGGCGGGTCGCAGGACGTGCCGGGGACCGGGGACCTGTCCGACACCGGGAACCTGCCGGAGCCCGAGGACGGCTCACCCACCGCCGGCCTCGGCGACAGAACCGCCGCCGCCCTGGCCTCGCGGCTCGCCACCCACGACGCGCTCTCCCGCGCCGCCGTCTCCGGCAGGGGCGAGGCGGGAATCCTCCAGACCCTGCACGAACACACGGGATTCGCGGCCCTCACCGAGGACCGCTTCGGCAACCCGCGGGCATGGGCGGGTCCCCGAGGGGGCGACCCCCGGAGCGGAGCCGGCAGCGGAATGCGCCCCGAGCCGGAGAACCGGCGCCGGGACGCCCTGATGCACCGCGCGCGGCGCCGGCCCGGCGCCGTCCGGGACCGGGACCGGCTGGTCATGCCCGTAGCGATGGCGGGAGATCTGCTCGGTGTCGTCGCGCTGGTTGATCCGGACCAGCGGGCGGCGGAAGCGGACACCTCGGCGCTCGAACAGGCCGCTCTGGTGCTGGCTCCCCTGCTCTCCCACGAGCGCAGGCTGGCCGAGCTGGAGCCCCGGCTGCGCCGCGACCTGGTCGACCGGCTGGTCTCGGGTGAGTGGACCGAGGACGCCTTCACCCAGGCAGCAGCCCTGGGTCACGACCTGCACCGGCAGCACAGAGTCGCCGTGCTGGAGTGGCTCGGGGCGGCCGAGGGCGCCGCGCTCGGCGACGCGGTGGCGCGGGCGGCCGAGCGGCTGCGCCGGGACGTGCTCGTCGGCTCGCGTGGCGCGAGCACGGTCGTCCTGGTGGCCGGTGAGGACCGGCGTGATCCGGGCGACGAGCTGTACAGGGCCGTCTCGGACGAACTCGGTACCGGCGCCGGCGCGATCGGGGTCGGCGGCCAGTGCGACGTCCTCGCCGATCTGCCGCACTCCTACGGCGAGGCCGTCCGTGCCCTCGCCGTCCGCCGCCGTTCCCAGGACCCGTACGGCAGCACCGGCTTCGACGAGCTGGGCCTGTGCCGCATGATCGGCACCGGCGAAGGCGAGCGGGAAGCCGACCGCTTCGTCCGGGTATGGCTGGGACGGCTGCTGGACTACGACGCCCACCACCACACCGAGCTGGTGATGACACTCTCGCGCTACCTGGAGAGCGGCTGCAGCTACGACGCGACCTCCGAGATGCTCCTCATCCACCGCAGCACCGTCCGCTACCGCCTCCAGCGCATCGGCGAGATCACCGGCCACGACCTGGGCGTCGCCGAGACGCGCCTCAATCTGCACATTGCCACCCACATCCGCAACGTGCTCGACCCACCGCGTTGAGTCGCGGACGAGCCCGTGGCGGTCACTGTGGGTGACGATCTTTGCCCTGTCCCTGGACGTAGGCGGCACCGGTCAGTGCGACGCCGACGGGGGGACCGTAGAACGCCTGGACTACCCCGAGCCGGTCCGCGAACCGTGGACGTCCGGGAGTATCAGGACACTCCAGCTGGGTCATGCGGTGGAGTTGGAGTTCTCCTGGTCCGGCCTGCGGTGGAGGGCTGCGAGGACGGATCGGTGGGTGAGCCACCCGGCGAGGCGGGTGCGGGTGGGGTCGAGGACGGGCAGTCCGGCTCCTTCGGTGGTCGCGAGGGCGTCGAGGGCCTGGGCCAGATCGGTGTCGGCGGCGACCTGGTGCGGCCGGTGGGTGATGGCGGCGAGGGTGGTGGTGCCGTGGGTGCCGTCGGCGAGGGTTTCGGTGGCGGCGCGGGCGGTGGCGGTGCCGAGGTAGCTGCCATCGGTGGCCAGGACGGGCAGGACGCCGTGCCGGGATGCAGCGAGGATGTCGGCGGCCGTGGTCAGCGGCATCGTCTCGCTGAGAGCCTCGGGCAGCGGCTCCATCACTTCGGCGGCGGTGAGGCCGGAGAAGGGTGAGATGGTCGGTTTCTCGTCGAGGTCGATGCCGCGGCGGCGCAGTTTGAGGCTGTAGATGGTGTCGCGGGACAGGGCGCGGCTGACCCCGGTGGCCAGCACGATGGCGGTCATCAGGGGCAGGATGATCGTGTATTCGCCGGTGAGTTCGAACAGGATGATGACGGCGGTGATGGGGGCGCGGGCGGCGCCGGCGAAGACGGCCCCCATGCCGATCAGGCCGTAGGCGCCGAGCGGGCCGGTGATGCCGGGGACGAGGTGCTGGGCGGTGGCGCCGAAGGCGGCGCCGAGCATGGCGCCCATGAAGAGGGAGGGGGCGAAGACGCCGCCGGAGCCGCCGATGCCGATGGTGAGGCTGGTTGCAGCGATCTTCCCCACCAGGAGCAGGAGGAGGAAGGCGATGACGTACTTGCCGTTGACGGCGTTCTCCAGTACCGGGTAGCCGACGCCGTACATCTGCGGCAGGACGAGCAGGAGCAGGCCGAGCAGGAGCCCGCCGACGGCGGGGCGGGCCCATTCGGGACCGCGCCACACATAGTCGCAGGCGTCCTCGATCCAGTACAGGATCCGGGTGAAGCCGACGCCGACCGCCCCGGCGATCACGCCCAGGAGCGCGAAGAGCAGGTACTGCGAGAGGTGGTGGACACCGAAGGCGGGCAACTGGAGGAACGGGGTGTTGCCGAAGGCGGCCCGGCCGATGACCGAGGAGGTCACGGAGGAGAGCACGACCATGCCGAAGGCTTCGGCGGTGAAGTCGCGCAGGATCAGCTCCATCGCGAAGAACACCCCGGCCAGCGGGGCGTTGAAGGTGGCGGCGATGCCGCCCGCCGCGCCGCAGGCGACCAGCACCTTCATCCGGTCCTCGGGCACCCTGACCACGCGGCCCAGGGTGGAGCCGAGCGCGGAGCCGATCTGGACGATCGGGCCCTCGCGGCCCACGGATCCGCCGCCGCCGATGGTCAGCGCGGAGGCCAGGGACTTGACCAGGGCGACCTGCGGGGCGATCCGTCCGCCGCGCCGGGCGACGGCGTACATGACCTCGGGTACGCCGTGGCCGCGGGCCTCGCGGGCGAAGCGCTGGACCAGCGGGCCGTACAGGAGTCCGGCCACCACCGGGGCGAGCAGGACGAACCAGCGGCCGAGCCAGGGGACGTGCGGGTTGGCGGCGTGCCCGGCGGCCGCGTAGTCGGGATGGCCGGACAGCGCCAGGGTGAACGTCTTGATCAGCCAGCGGAAGGCGATCGCCCCGAGGCCGGCTCCGGCGCCGACCAGCAGGGCCAGGACGAGCAGGCCGCCCTTGGATTCGCGCAGGGCGGTGGGGGCGGCGGCCAGGCCGCGTCGTACGACGGGGGTGCGGGAGTCGAGGGGCTGGGGGCTTGGGGGTATGGCTTCGGCTGCGGTCACTCTTGCATTATGCAAATAATATCTTTGCACTGCGCAAGGGTCTCTCGTTTCGAGATGGCCGATCCGCGATGCGGGACAGGCGGGGGCACGGCGGGCCCTGCGGAGCGCGTACGCCCCCGGAGCGGCGCACGCCACGGCGTGCGGGAGGTAGAAAGGAGGCATGTCGCACGACCGCGCCCAGCCGCCCGCCGCCGATCCGTCCCCGCTCAGCGCGGAGGAGGACCTCGTCACGGCGGTTCTCACCGCCTCGCGCGTCCTGGTCGCGATCTCCGCGAGGTCGCTGGGCGAGGTGGAGGAGTCGTTGACGCTGCCTCAGTTCCGGATGCTGGTCGTGCTGCAGAGCCGTGGTGCGATGAGCCTGTCCCGGCTGGCGGAGTTCCTGGCGGTCAACCCGTCCACGGCGATGCGGATGATCGAGCGTCTGGTCACGGCCGGCATGGTGGTGCGCGAGACGGGTCTGCCGGACCGGCGCGAGGTGCGGATCGTGCTCACCGAGGAGGGGGTTCGCACGGTGGTGGATGCCACCGACCGGCGCCGGGCCGAGATCGCCCAGGTGGTCGCGGCGATGCCGCCGGAGCAGCGCTCCGGCCTGGTCGCGGCGCTGCGGGCGTTCGCCGAGGCCGGCGGTGAACCGGCGGCGCCACTCAGGCAGTTGGACCTGCTCGGCTGGTGACCACCGCTGGTGCCCCTGGTCCCGGCGCCTCCCTGGCAGGTACGGCCCGTGCACTTCATGACGGTTCCGTGGAGTGCCGCGATGTCCGCTGTGGGGGCTCTCCTGGTCCGACGACCGCGGGGAGGGGGCGCTGTGGGTCCGGGTGAGGCGATCCGCCATTCCGACGTCCGTCACTTTCCGGTCATGCAACGTGCCCGAACATCACCACAGCCGGAAACCGGACCTCTCCTCTCCGCTGCGGGCGCCCTTCCCCCCGCGAGCGCCCCGGCGCATGCTGATGCCGGGCCGGACAACGGCGTCCTGCCCGCGGAGGGGGACCGGCATGGACTACGAGAACCTGTTCGAACGCATCAACCGCGCGGTCCACCCCGTCCTGGCCGAAGGAACCGTCGCCCAGTACATCCCGGCCCTCGCCGCCGTCGACCCCCACCGGTTCGGCCTCGCGATCGCGGACACCGGCACCCGCAAACCACGCGGCACCGGGGACTGGCAGGTCCCGTTCTCCATCCAGTCCATCTCCAAGGTGTTCACCCTCGCCCTGGTCCTGGCCGCCGACGGCGACTCGCTGTGGGCCCGGGTGGGCAAGGAGCCCTCCGGGTCACCCTTCAACTCCCTGGCCCAGCTGGAACGTGAGAACGCGATCCCGCGCAACCCCTTCGTCAACGCCGGCGCCCTGGTCATCACCGACCGGCTGCTCACCCTCACCGGCGACTCCCGGGGCACCCTGCGCGAGTTCCTCCGCACCGAGAGCGGCAACCCGCACATCGACTTCGACGCCCAGGTCGCCTGGAGCGAGAGCCACCACGGACACCGCAACGCCGCCCTCGGCCACCTGCTGGCCGACCACGGCCGCCTCGACAACCCCGTCCCGGACGTCCTCGACCACTACTTCTGGCAGTGCGCCCTCACCATGAGCTGCCGCGACCTCGCCCTCGCCGCAGGATTCCTCGCCCGGCACGGCTTACGGGCCGACGGCACCCGGCTGCTCACCCGCAGCGAGGCCAAGCGCGTCAACGCCGTCATGCTGATCGGCGGCACCTACGACGCCGCGGGCGAGTTCGCCCACCGGGTCGGCCTGCCCGCCAAGAGCGGTGTCGGCGGGGGCATCCTGGCCGTCATCCCGGGGCGCGGGACGCTCTGCACCTGGGGGCCGGCTCTCGACAGCCACGGCAACTCGATCGCGGGCATCACCGCGCTCGACACCCTCACCACTCACACCGGCTGGTCCATCTTCTGACCGGCGGCGCACACACCCGGCCCGGACCGCCGGGTGCTGCGCGGTTCCACACGAAGGTGACGGTCTCGTCGACGCGTGCCGAGTGGATGCCGACGGAAGCCTCACGCATGTACTGCTCGCACAGCTCGTGGGCCTTCTTGTACGCGTCGGTCGAGAGCGCTCGGCCATGGCCTCCTGCGGCGTCGCAGCCGGTAGTGATCCCCGGCGAAGCCCTGCGTGACCGGTGGCCCGGACGGAACCGCCGCGTGACGATCAGGGGTCAACCCGCGGGTGTATGGGAGTTCTCCGCCCGTCGGCGCGTGTCGAGCACGACGGCGGGCGACGTTTAGAGTGTGGGGTATGCCCAGGCTGAGTGAAGAGACCCGGGAGGAGCGGCGTCGCCACATCCTCACCAGCGCCTGGCGCTGCTTCTCCCGCGACGGATTCCACGCCACGTCGATGGATGACGTGATCACCGCGACCGGCATGTCCTCCAGCGCGGTGTACCGGTACTTCCGCAGCAAGGACGACCTCATCCTGGCCGCCGCGGACGAATCCCTGGCCCTGGTCCGCAACCTGTTCAGCGGTCTCCTGGAGCAGCGCCCCACCCCGTCACCGGCCCAGGTCGTGACCGCGATGGTGGCCGAGCTGCGCGACTGCGACCCGGGACAGGGTGACGACCTGCGACGCATCGCCATCCAGGCGTGGGGGGAAGCGCTGCGCAGGCCGGAGCTGGCGGAGCGCACCCGCTCGTTCTACCTGGACGTGCGCGGCAGTCTCGCCGAGTTGGCCGGCCGGTGGCGGGAGGAGGGCCGGCTCGGGCCGCAGGCGGACCCGGAGGCGGTGGCGTCGGTGCTGATGTCCCTGATGCCGGGACTGCTGGTCGGGCGCTACCTGGTGGACCCGGTCTCGGTGGATCGCATGGTCGAGGGCCTGTCGGCCCTCGCCTCGGCGTTCCCTCCGGGGCAGGGCGGCGACGGGCTGTAGCAGTTCTGCGGAACCGTCAACTCCTGTTCGCGCCCACGGGCCGGGATGAGACCCGGGCCGTTCGCCGGTCCGATGGCGGGACTACCGGGTGCCGCACCCGCAGGCGCCCACCTCGGGCGGCGACAGCCACACCCTCTACCGATTCTGACGAACTCGCCGGCTTCTTCCGGGAGTTGCCGAGCACCAAGGAACGTAGCCCGGCCTTCCGCCCAGGTGTCCTCTCACCGCCTGCGGTCCCGAGCGTCCGGCGGCTCGCCCCCGGCCGCAGGTGCGACCGGGGCACGAGAGGTGGACCGGGTTCACGGGGCGGGAACCGTGTCCGGCGGGGCGGGGGCGAGCCAGGGCGAGTCGTACTCGATGTGCTCGGGGCCCAGGCCGTGGGGCGCGTTGGTGTAGAGGCGCAGGCGCAGCCCGTCGGGGTCGGGGACGACGAGGAGCCAGCCCGCCATGGCGACGACCGGCGGCGAGTGCGGGACGCCGAGCGCGTCGAGATGGACGGTCCACCCGTCGAGGGCGGTGCGGTCGTCGACGGCCAGGGTGAGGAAGTCGTAGCCGTTCAGGGCGGTGCAGGTCGCCGGGTCGAGGCGCAGTTCGAGCCGGGTGCCCAGCCCGGGGACATTGAGGATGACCGCGAACAGGGTGCCGTCGGGGCGGCGGTGGTCGAGCGCCTCGACCCGGCGGGCGCCGAGGACCGCGGTGTACCAACGGGCGCTGCGCTCCAGGTCGGTGACGGGCAGTTTGAGGTGGTGGATTCCCGCGTGGGGCGGGGTGGCGGTGGGGTTCATGGTCAGCTCCGGATCTCGGCGGCGCTGGCGCCGGTGGTGGCGAGGGCGGGGCGGTCGACGGGGGTGCCGCGGCGCCACAGGTGGGTGATGGCGCGCAGGGCGGCGATGTCGTGGGTGGGGTCGCCTTCGACGAGGAGCAGGTCGGCGCGCAGTCCCGGGGCGATGCGGCCCCGGTCGGTGAGGGCGAAGGCGTCGGCGGGCGCGGCGGTGGCGGCGGTCAGCGCCTGGGTGGGGGTGAGTCCGGCGGCCACCAGCAGGGCGAGTTCGCCGTGGTAGCTGATGCCGTGGGTGGTGGGGTGGCCCATCCCGCCGGTGCCGTCGGTGCCGGCCAGCAGGGGGACGCCGAGCCGGAACATGCGCAGAGCGGCGTCGGCGGCGTGGGCCGGGTCCATGCGGATCGGGCCGACGCGCTCCGCGGGGTTCGTGGTGCGGATCCGGTCGAGTTCGTCGAGCCATCGCGGGTCGGCATAGGGGCGCAGCCGGGGGTCGTCGGCGAGTTCGTACTCGGCCGGGGTGGGGGTCATCCCGGTGAGTGCGGTCAGGGTGGGGACGACGAAGACGCCGTGTGCGGCGGCGGCTTCGATCAGGTCGTCGCTGCTGTGGCCGTCGGCGGGGGAGTGGGCGAGGCCGTCGATGCCGCAGTCGATCGCCTGGCGGGCGGCGGTGCGGGTGAGGGTGTGGGCGACGGTGCGCAGGCCGTGTTCGTGGGCGGCGTGCACCAGGGCGGTGACGGTCTGCGCAGACATCAGCGGCATCGGGTGGCCGATCGCCGTGCCGTCCTCGATGAAGATCTTGAGGTGGTCGGCGCCTTCGGTGACCCGGGCCGCGACGAAGGCGTCGGCGTCCTGCGGTCCGGCCACGGTGGGGAAGGGTTCGAGCAGGCCGGACTCGACCAGCTGGCCGGGGTGTCCGCCGGGGGCGGTGGCGCCGGTGGTGGCGACGCGCAGGTCGGCGAGGTCGTCCCGGTCGCCTGCGGCAGCCCGCAGTCGGCGGGCGGTGGCGGGTGCGCCGCCCATGTCGAGTTCGGTGGTGATGCCGAACAGGAGGGACTGGCGCAGCTGCCCGGTGTCGGTGGCGTGGGTGTGGGCGTCGATCAGGCCGGGGAGCAGGGTGCGGCCGGTCGCGTCGACGACCTGTGCGCCCTCGGGCAGGGGCAGGGCGTTGCCGACGGCGGTGATGAGCGGGCCCTCGATCAGGACGTCGCGGGCCGGGTGGAGGCGGGTGCCGTCGAAGACGGCGGCCCGGCGGATGAGGGTGGGGCGGGAGGCGGCAGTGGTCATGTCCGTGACTCCTTCGAACGTGCGGTTCAGGCCGCGGGCTCAAGGGGCAGGTGGTCGGCCAGGCGGTCGAGGACCTCGCCGGGCGTGGCCGGCAGGCCGTGGGCGGCGAGGTAGCCGTCCGGGCGGACCAGCAGGGTGCTGTCCAGCGCGGGGATGTGCCGGACCGTCAGGAGGCCGTGCACTGCGGACGTGTCCGGGCCGGCGGTCGGTTCGGCGGGTGTGCCGGGCAGGGCCAGGGTCCAGTGCAGGCCGTCCGGAGGGACGAGCCGTGGGCTGACCCGCGTGCCGGGGCGCGGGGCGCCGAGGTCGGGCTGGTCGGTGTAGCCGATGTCGAGCTGGGCGAGCTTGGCGGCGATCCAGTCGGTGATCCCCGGGGTGCCGGCGGCGGCGGACAGCAGGGCGTTGCGCAGCTGGCAGGCGGTCGGGTCGGTCAGGGTGGCGGCCTCGGCGAAGCGGGCGGTGAAGGAGACGAGTGCGCGGGCGACGGGGTGCCGCTCGCGGTGGTAGCTGTCCAGCAGGGCGTCCGGTGCCATCCCGTTCAGGACGGCCTGCAGCTTCCAGGCCAGGTTCCCGGCGTCCTGGATGCCGGTGTTCATGCCCTGGCCGCCGGCCGGGCTGTGGGTGTGGGCAGCGTCGCCGGCCAGCAGGACGGGCCCGGCGCGAAACGACTCGGCCACCCGTTCCTGCACCCGGTACGTCGAGGCGGCGACCACCTCGGAGACCCGCGCTGCCTCCCGCGCGGGACCGCGCTCGGACAGCAGCCGCTCGACGTCCGCCGCGCACGGGGCCACCGATCCGGGCGCGGCGGGGGCGACCAGCCGGTGCAGGCCGCCGGCGAGCGGGGAGAGCAGCAGCATGCCCGCCCCGGAGAGGAAGAACGTGGGGTCCTCGCAGGCCGTGGTCCGGGTGCCGGCCGTGAGACGGACGTCGGCGAGCGCGAACAGCTGCTCCCGCGCGGTGCCGGGGAAGGCGATGCCCGCCGCCGTGCGCACCGTACTGTGCAGGCCGTCGCAGCCGACCAGGTAGCGGGCGGACACGGCACGCACCACCCCGTCCGGCCCGGCGACCGTCGCCATCACGCCTGGGTGGTCGGGGGTGATGCCGAGGAGGCGGTGCTGGCGGTGCACGGTTCCGCCCAACTCCTCCAGCCGCGCCAGCAGTTGCTCTTCGGTGGTCTGCTGGGAGGCGAGCAGCAGGTACGGATGGGGAGTGTCCAGCTGGTCGAAGCAGGCCCGCAGGAGCGTCCGGTCGCGGTCGTGGAGGCTGAACCCCCGCGCCTTCGTCCCGGCCCGGACGAGCGGGGTGCCGACCCCGATCCGGTCCAGGTACTCCAGGGTGCGAGGCTGTACGGCCGCCGCCCTGCTGCCGGGCCCGATCCCGGCACCCCGGTCGATCAGCACGTGGTCCACGCCCAGCTGACGGAGGCTCACCGCCAGCGCCAGGCCGGCGGGACCGGCCCCGACGATCAGCACAGCGGTCTGACAGGGAAGAGGCTCGACAAGCGGTAAGGCGGTCATGACACGCTCCTCGCCGTACAGGAGGGCGGCCGCCGGAGGGCTCCCCGCAGCAGCGCGCAACCAGCGAAAACGAACGTTTCCGTTTCACCTTGACGGTAGCAACCTCGACCCCATAGCGCAAACGATCGTTTCGCTTTGCTGGGAGATCCGCGCAGCCCGCGCTGCTGTTCCTGGGTGTCGTGTACCGAGGAAGGCACGGCCTTCCCCGGCCCCCGGCGGGTGCGCATGATCAAGTCGACCGTGCTCGACGCCTTGACGAGGGAAACAGCCATGACAGCGAACTCCACACCCCGACCTGCGGACCTCTTCCGGCTCGACGGGCGGCGGGCGGTGGTGATCGGCGCGGGCAGCGGCATCGGCGCGGCGGGCGCGCGCGCCCTCGCCGACCACGGCGCGGACGTGGTCTGCGCCGACCGTGACCTGGCCGCCGCCACCGCCACCGCGACCGGCGGCGAACCGTACCTGCTGGACGTCCTGGACCGCGCCGCCGTGCGGGCCGCGCCCGCCGAACTGGGCGACGTCGACGTGCTCGTCTTCACCCCGGCGACGAACATCCGCAGGCGGCTGGTCGACTACGCCGACGAGGAGTTCGACCGCATCGTCGACCTCAACCTGCGCGCGCCGTTCGACCTGCTGCGCGCCTTCGGCCGCCCGATGGCCGAACGCGGCCGCGGCTCGATCATCGGGGTCTCCTCGATCCGAGCCGTCGCAGTGGAACCGGCCCAGGGCATCTACTCCGCGACCAAGGCCGGACTGGTGGCCCTGCTGAACACGGCGGCCGCCGAACTCGGCCCGCTCGGCGTGCGGGTCAACGCGCTTGCCCCCGGCGTGGTCGAGTCGCCGATGACGACCTGGGCGCAGTCCGACGCCGTGCGCTACGACGCGTACGCGGCCAAGACCGTGCTGGGCCGCTGGGCGCAGCCCGAGGAGATGGCGGGTGCGGTGGTGTTCCTGGCCTCGGACGCCGCGAGCTACGTGACCGGCAGCGTGCTCACCGTCGACGGCGGGTGGACGGCCGCCGACGGCCGCTACGCTCCGCCGGAGTGAGACGGGGGCGGGGCCCCGGCCGCTACGGCAGCCGGGGCCCCGCCGGGGCCGTCAGGCGTCGGAGAACATGGCCTTCGTCATCTCCTGCGCGTCACCGATCGTGTCGATGACGACCAAGGGGTTGGAGTAGTCCCGCCAGTGGACGATCCGCCGCTCACGGATCGTCACGATCGAGACGTAGCGCTGGTGGTAGGGCCTGCCGGTGGCGACCCCGGTGCCGTGGCCGGCGTACTCCAGGACCACCACGCCCGGGGTGGTGGTCGGGTAGACCTTGGAGTCGCTCATGCGCTCCAGGGTGATGATGCGTCCGTACCCGCGGAACGAGTCGATGATCGCCTGGCGCCCGTGCAGCGCGGGCGGTGTGCCCGGGGGCGCGTAGAGGAACTCCATGACGACGTCGTCCGCGAACAGGTCGAAGTAGTGCTCACCGTCGGTCAGCCCGGCCAGTGACTCCTCGACCAGTTCCATGAAGGGGCCCAGGGCCTTGAAGTGCGCGTAGTCGACCATCATCGCTCTCCTCGTGTGTTCCGACTCCCGGTGCGGCCACCGGTCGGCGGCCGTGCCGCTTGTTGTCCGCGCCGCGTCAGACCTGGTTGTTCCACATCCGGAACATCGCGCAGCTGCCCTGGTTGTCGAAGGTCACCGTCCACAGGTTGGCGAAGGTGCCGAGCTCCTTGTAGACGCCGGTGCCCTTGATCGCGGCCGTGTCCCCGTTGATCATGAGGACGGACCACTCGAAGTCCCAGCCGCCCTGCTGCCACGCCTGGCGGGACCGCCAGCCCTTCACGATCTCCTCGCGGCCGATCCAGTCGGTCTCGTACGGCCGCTCGTGGTACTCCGCCCCGGCGCAGAACAGGGCCGCGATGTCCTCGGGCGCGTTGCTGCGCCAGGCCCGCACGTACGCCTGAACCCACTCGTCGACCTGCTGCTCGGTCGGCATCGCCGGCCTCCTTCGGTGTCGT from Kitasatospora sp. NBC_01250 includes these protein-coding regions:
- a CDS encoding PucR family transcriptional regulator; translation: MDAVPFPTARPLHSNPHLGAARHALLRLVTVMLDGDDEREVLWGAMAAIAAVGPFTAEAAYAVHHGLARRCPPRPATASTVARPGSAAAREPAVDPDGKAPAEAAAEAVDAERLDRRIGALDGRSQNLHEPGGPWARAIALRYREICLGYLVVRSLTTPSAEETALTDLLAQQTGMVLARLTGRRGPPAGGSQDVPGTGDLSDTGNLPEPEDGSPTAGLGDRTAAALASRLATHDALSRAAVSGRGEAGILQTLHEHTGFAALTEDRFGNPRAWAGPRGGDPRSGAGSGMRPEPENRRRDALMHRARRRPGAVRDRDRLVMPVAMAGDLLGVVALVDPDQRAAEADTSALEQAALVLAPLLSHERRLAELEPRLRRDLVDRLVSGEWTEDAFTQAAALGHDLHRQHRVAVLEWLGAAEGAALGDAVARAAERLRRDVLVGSRGASTVVLVAGEDRRDPGDELYRAVSDELGTGAGAIGVGGQCDVLADLPHSYGEAVRALAVRRRSQDPYGSTGFDELGLCRMIGTGEGEREADRFVRVWLGRLLDYDAHHHTELVMTLSRYLESGCSYDATSEMLLIHRSTVRYRLQRIGEITGHDLGVAETRLNLHIATHIRNVLDPPR
- a CDS encoding chloride channel protein, which codes for MLVLALLVGAGAGLGAIAFRWLIKTFTLALSGHPDYAAAGHAANPHVPWLGRWFVLLAPVVAGLLYGPLVQRFAREARGHGVPEVMYAVARRGGRIAPQVALVKSLASALTIGGGGSVGREGPIVQIGSALGSTLGRVVRVPEDRMKVLVACGAAGGIAATFNAPLAGVFFAMELILRDFTAEAFGMVVLSSVTSSVIGRAAFGNTPFLQLPAFGVHHLSQYLLFALLGVIAGAVGVGFTRILYWIEDACDYVWRGPEWARPAVGGLLLGLLLLVLPQMYGVGYPVLENAVNGKYVIAFLLLLLVGKIAATSLTIGIGGSGGVFAPSLFMGAMLGAAFGATAQHLVPGITGPLGAYGLIGMGAVFAGAARAPITAVIILFELTGEYTIILPLMTAIVLATGVSRALSRDTIYSLKLRRRGIDLDEKPTISPFSGLTAAEVMEPLPEALSETMPLTTAADILAASRHGVLPVLATDGSYLGTATARAATETLADGTHGTTTLAAITHRPHQVAADTDLAQALDALATTEGAGLPVLDPTRTRLAGWLTHRSVLAALHRRPDQENSNSTA
- a CDS encoding MarR family winged helix-turn-helix transcriptional regulator: MSHDRAQPPAADPSPLSAEEDLVTAVLTASRVLVAISARSLGEVEESLTLPQFRMLVVLQSRGAMSLSRLAEFLAVNPSTAMRMIERLVTAGMVVRETGLPDRREVRIVLTEEGVRTVVDATDRRRAEIAQVVAAMPPEQRSGLVAALRAFAEAGGEPAAPLRQLDLLGW
- a CDS encoding glutaminase; the encoded protein is MDYENLFERINRAVHPVLAEGTVAQYIPALAAVDPHRFGLAIADTGTRKPRGTGDWQVPFSIQSISKVFTLALVLAADGDSLWARVGKEPSGSPFNSLAQLERENAIPRNPFVNAGALVITDRLLTLTGDSRGTLREFLRTESGNPHIDFDAQVAWSESHHGHRNAALGHLLADHGRLDNPVPDVLDHYFWQCALTMSCRDLALAAGFLARHGLRADGTRLLTRSEAKRVNAVMLIGGTYDAAGEFAHRVGLPAKSGVGGGILAVIPGRGTLCTWGPALDSHGNSIAGITALDTLTTHTGWSIF
- a CDS encoding TetR/AcrR family transcriptional regulator: MPRLSEETREERRRHILTSAWRCFSRDGFHATSMDDVITATGMSSSAVYRYFRSKDDLILAAADESLALVRNLFSGLLEQRPTPSPAQVVTAMVAELRDCDPGQGDDLRRIAIQAWGEALRRPELAERTRSFYLDVRGSLAELAGRWREEGRLGPQADPEAVASVLMSLMPGLLVGRYLVDPVSVDRMVEGLSALASAFPPGQGGDGL
- a CDS encoding VOC family protein — its product is MNPTATPPHAGIHHLKLPVTDLERSARWYTAVLGARRVEALDHRRPDGTLFAVILNVPGLGTRLELRLDPATCTALNGYDFLTLAVDDRTALDGWTVHLDALGVPHSPPVVAMAGWLLVVPDPDGLRLRLYTNAPHGLGPEHIEYDSPWLAPAPPDTVPAP
- a CDS encoding amidohydrolase family protein yields the protein MTTAASRPTLIRRAAVFDGTRLHPARDVLIEGPLITAVGNALPLPEGAQVVDATGRTLLPGLIDAHTHATDTGQLRQSLLFGITTELDMGGAPATARRLRAAAGDRDDLADLRVATTGATAPGGHPGQLVESGLLEPFPTVAGPQDADAFVAARVTEGADHLKIFIEDGTAIGHPMPLMSAQTVTALVHAAHEHGLRTVAHTLTRTAARQAIDCGIDGLAHSPADGHSSDDLIEAAAAHGVFVVPTLTALTGMTPTPAEYELADDPRLRPYADPRWLDELDRIRTTNPAERVGPIRMDPAHAADAALRMFRLGVPLLAGTDGTGGMGHPTTHGISYHGELALLVAAGLTPTQALTAATAAPADAFALTDRGRIAPGLRADLLLVEGDPTHDIAALRAITHLWRRGTPVDRPALATTGASAAEIRS
- a CDS encoding FAD-dependent monooxygenase; this encodes MTALPLVEPLPCQTAVLIVGAGPAGLALAVSLRQLGVDHVLIDRGAGIGPGSRAAAVQPRTLEYLDRIGVGTPLVRAGTKARGFSLHDRDRTLLRACFDQLDTPHPYLLLASQQTTEEQLLARLEELGGTVHRQHRLLGITPDHPGVMATVAGPDGVVRAVSARYLVGCDGLHSTVRTAAGIAFPGTAREQLFALADVRLTAGTRTTACEDPTFFLSGAGMLLLSPLAGGLHRLVAPAAPGSVAPCAADVERLLSERGPAREAARVSEVVAASTYRVQERVAESFRAGPVLLAGDAAHTHSPAGGQGMNTGIQDAGNLAWKLQAVLNGMAPDALLDSYHRERHPVARALVSFTARFAEAATLTDPTACQLRNALLSAAAGTPGITDWIAAKLAQLDIGYTDQPDLGAPRPGTRVSPRLVPPDGLHWTLALPGTPAEPTAGPDTSAVHGLLTVRHIPALDSTLLVRPDGYLAAHGLPATPGEVLDRLADHLPLEPAA
- a CDS encoding SDR family NAD(P)-dependent oxidoreductase — translated: MTANSTPRPADLFRLDGRRAVVIGAGSGIGAAGARALADHGADVVCADRDLAAATATATGGEPYLLDVLDRAAVRAAPAELGDVDVLVFTPATNIRRRLVDYADEEFDRIVDLNLRAPFDLLRAFGRPMAERGRGSIIGVSSIRAVAVEPAQGIYSATKAGLVALLNTAAAELGPLGVRVNALAPGVVESPMTTWAQSDAVRYDAYAAKTVLGRWAQPEEMAGAVVFLASDAASYVTGSVLTVDGGWTAADGRYAPPE
- a CDS encoding nuclear transport factor 2 family protein, translating into MMVDYAHFKALGPFMELVEESLAGLTDGEHYFDLFADDVVMEFLYAPPGTPPALHGRQAIIDSFRGYGRIITLERMSDSKVYPTTTPGVVVLEYAGHGTGVATGRPYHQRYVSIVTIRERRIVHWRDYSNPLVVIDTIGDAQEMTKAMFSDA
- a CDS encoding nuclear transport factor 2 family protein; translated protein: MPTEQQVDEWVQAYVRAWRSNAPEDIAALFCAGAEYHERPYETDWIGREEIVKGWRSRQAWQQGGWDFEWSVLMINGDTAAIKGTGVYKELGTFANLWTVTFDNQGSCAMFRMWNNQV